In Pangasianodon hypophthalmus isolate fPanHyp1 chromosome 3, fPanHyp1.pri, whole genome shotgun sequence, a single genomic region encodes these proteins:
- the anp32b gene encoding acidic leucine-rich nuclear phosphoprotein 32 family member B isoform X2, with protein MDMKKRIHLELRNRTPSDVQELVLENCRSNEGKIEGLTAEFVNLEYLSLINVGLISVSNLPKLAKLKKLELSDNRISGGLDVLAEKLPNLTHLDLSGNKLKDISTLEPLKKLDHLKSLDLFNCEVTNLNGYRESVFKLLPQLTYLDGYDAEDREASDSDGEVDGVDEDEDEEGEEEEEEDGEEEEFDEEEDEDEDEDEVEGEEDDEDVSGEDEEEDFGQDGEVDDEDEDDDEDDEEEVTKGEKRKREADDEDEDDDDDDDE; from the exons gtGCAGGAACTCGTTCTGGAGAACTGCAGATCGAACGAGGGGAAGATCGAAGGCCTCACTGCCGAATTCGTCAATCTCGAATATCTCAGTTTGATAAACGTCGGATTAATCTCCGTGTCTAACCTGCCCAAACTCGCCAAGCTCAAAAAG CTGGAACTCAGTGATAACAGAATCTCGGGCGGCCTCGACGTTTTAGCGGAGAAACTCCCGAACCTGACGCATCTAGACCTGAGTGGTAACAAACTGAAAGACATCAGCACCTTGGAACCTCTG AAAAAACTCGACCACTTGAAGAGTCTCGATCTGTTCAACTGTGAAGTGACGAATCTGAACGGTTATCGGGAGAGCGTGTTCAAGCTGCTGCCTCAGCTCACGTACCTGGACGGATACGACGCCGAGGACCGCGAGGCTTCCGACTCGGACGGCGAGGTGGACGGCGTGGACGAGGACGAAGACGAGG AGggcgaggaggaagaggaggaggacggCGAGGAGGAAGAGTTTGACGAAGAAGAGGACGAGGACGAAGATGAGGACGAGGTAGAAGGAGAGGAAGACGATGAAGACGTCAGCGGAGAGGATGAG GAGGAAGACTTCGGTCAGGACGGAGAGGTGGACGATGAAGAcgaggatgatgatgaagatgatgaag AAGAAGTAACgaagggagagaaaaggaagagagaagcCGACGATGAAGACgaggatgacgatgatgatgacgatgaatAA
- the anp32b gene encoding acidic leucine-rich nuclear phosphoprotein 32 family member B isoform X1, producing the protein MDMKKRIHLELRNRTPSDVQELVLENCRSNEGKIEGLTAEFVNLEYLSLINVGLISVSNLPKLAKLKKLELSDNRISGGLDVLAEKLPNLTHLDLSGNKLKDISTLEPLKKLDHLKSLDLFNCEVTNLNGYRESVFKLLPQLTYLDGYDAEDREASDSDGEVDGVDEDEDEEGEEEEEEDGEEEEFDEEEDEDEDEDEVEGEEDDEDVSGEDEEEDFGQDGEVDDEDEDDDEDDEEEEVTKGEKRKREADDEDEDDDDDDDE; encoded by the exons gtGCAGGAACTCGTTCTGGAGAACTGCAGATCGAACGAGGGGAAGATCGAAGGCCTCACTGCCGAATTCGTCAATCTCGAATATCTCAGTTTGATAAACGTCGGATTAATCTCCGTGTCTAACCTGCCCAAACTCGCCAAGCTCAAAAAG CTGGAACTCAGTGATAACAGAATCTCGGGCGGCCTCGACGTTTTAGCGGAGAAACTCCCGAACCTGACGCATCTAGACCTGAGTGGTAACAAACTGAAAGACATCAGCACCTTGGAACCTCTG AAAAAACTCGACCACTTGAAGAGTCTCGATCTGTTCAACTGTGAAGTGACGAATCTGAACGGTTATCGGGAGAGCGTGTTCAAGCTGCTGCCTCAGCTCACGTACCTGGACGGATACGACGCCGAGGACCGCGAGGCTTCCGACTCGGACGGCGAGGTGGACGGCGTGGACGAGGACGAAGACGAGG AGggcgaggaggaagaggaggaggacggCGAGGAGGAAGAGTTTGACGAAGAAGAGGACGAGGACGAAGATGAGGACGAGGTAGAAGGAGAGGAAGACGATGAAGACGTCAGCGGAGAGGATGAG GAGGAAGACTTCGGTCAGGACGGAGAGGTGGACGATGAAGAcgaggatgatgatgaagatgatgaag AAGAAGAAGTAACgaagggagagaaaaggaagagagaagcCGACGATGAAGACgaggatgacgatgatgatgacgatgaatAA